From the Syntrophales bacterium genome, the window ACCAAATTTATCGTAGATCATGCCACCCAAGATGGGTCCAATACCACCCCCAAACCCCGCCACAAAGAATGTGAACATACCATAAGCCGATCCCAAAACATGCCGCCCAAAGCACTCGGCAATCAGAACCGGCATCATGGGAGCAAGTGACCCGTAGCCAAAACCAAAAACAACGGCATAAAGGAAGAGCAGTTTTGCCGTATTCGTTTTCCACAGTATAAACATTCCCGCCGCCATGAATAAAAAGCCCAGAGATGCCGAATATTTGGGATCTTTCATCCGGTCACTTAACCAGCCGAAGAAAAACCTCCCGAAAATACTTGCAACTCCGATAATTCCAAGGGACGAAGCGGCAACAACTTTTCCAATATTATTATCCAGAGCATAGGCCACCTGGTGCACAAAGGCCATCAATTCCGCCATAATTGCTAAACCGTAACAGATTACCAGAATCCAAAAACGGAAATCCGTGAGAACGGGCTTTAGTGAAAGTGATGGTTCATCTATAGCTCCATCCGGTTTTGATGCTACCTTAACAGCCCCTTCTCCATCAGGCAGTAAACCATAAGCCTCCGGTTTTGTTCGACCCATGAGTAATTGCGAAGGGAAAACAACCATAATAAATACTAAAACCCCGAGAAACATAAAACCGGTCTCCCAGCCGTAATTTTTTACGACATAGCCAGCTACCGGGGTCAGGGCCATGGTTCCGAAACCGATTCCCATCGAGGTAATACCGATAGCCACACCCCTCCTTTTAACAAACCATTTCCCTACATAGGAACTGCTAACAACCACACCGATACCGGCTGAGCCGGCGCCACATAATACCCCGTAAGTAAAATAAAATTGCCAGGGTGTTTTAACGAATCCTGCCAGGAGGAAACCGGCGGCGGCGATTATCCCGCCAATCGTCATAATCCATTTTGGGGCCATTCTGTCGAGCAGGCGGCCACTCAAAATTCCACTTATCGCATAGACCAGAATATTGATGGAAGCCCCTATGGAGATAACTGATCTGGACCACAGATATTCCTCTGCCATGGGTTTGACGAAAATGCCAAAACAATAGCGGGACCCATAGTTCATGCTCAAAATTAAAAAAGCACCCAGAACAATAAACCAGCCCCAGTATATGTCACTTTTTTCATTCATCGTTTCCTCTTTAACCCAAAAGCTCTTTAAAAGAGCGGAAACACTACTATCTCATCTTGCCCCTGTCAATCCTAAAACCGCTCAGACCTTTACCATAAATGGTATCTGTGATAGGTATTGAAAAATTCAGCCACTAAATCACTAAGACACAAAAGATAACTTTGAGTATTAGGTATTTTAATTATAATATAATCTTGGTGTCTTGGTGGCTAAATAGAAAAACGGTTAAAATGAAACGCTACTATTCAAAAAAAAGAGCCCCAAAGAAATATGACGGAAGACGTAAAAAGCCAGAACTTCCAGGAAGAATGAAGCCGGAAGCAGAGGCAGTGCTTCGTGACATCTTTTCAAGAATAGGGAGGCCACCTCTGGCACCTTTCACCCCGGATCCTTTTCAGCTAAAGGCAATTAAAGCCATAAAAAGGACTGATTGTCTGGTAATGGCACCTACCGGTGCTGGAAAGACATGGATTGCCGAAGAGGCAATTGCACATACCTTTGAAAGAGGAGGCCGCTCGTGGTACGCATCCCCCCTGAAGGCACTGACCAATTCCAAATGGGTAGAATTCGGGCATCGTTTCGGAAGCCATAATGTCGGTATTCTGACAGGGGACACAAAAGAGAACGTCGACGCGCCGATCGTGGTAGGGACAACGGAAATCCTGAGAAACCAACTCTATGATGTAATGCACACGGGTAACGACTTAAATTGCGACCTGGTCATACTGGATGAAGCGCATTTTCTGGGTGATGAAGATAGGGGGGTTGTATGGGAAGAGGTGATGATCTACCTCCCTGCAAGGATAAATCTCCTGATGTTGTCTGCAACTGTCGGAAACGGCTACACGATATCTGCGTGGCTCAGCTCTATACGAGAAAAGGAATGCGTGGTAATTAAAGAAGAGAAAAGGCCTGTTCCGCTTTACCCTCTTTTTCTACATCCCTCCGGCAAGATAAAGCCCTACCTGGACAAGAAAAAGCTCTACAGCAAGGTAAGGGTTTTCATGGAAGACAAATCGACTCGACGCTACAGGCAATCACGTACACTTCTCCCTTTTGGTGAAATCATCCAGGTGCTGGCAAGATTTAAACTGCTTCCTGCCATTTTCTTTCTTAAATCACGTTCTGAATGTGATGCGGCCCTGGCCACCTGCGGGCAATCCCCAAAACATTACGAGGAAAAGTCTTTTAATGATGAGCTCGCACACATCCTTGATCGTTTCCCCTACATGAAAAACCACAAGCAACTGTATAATCTCCGTTTTTCACGGGTGGGTGCACATCACGGGGGACAGCTCCCTGCCTGGAAATTTTTGATTGAAACCATGATGAAAAAGGGGGATCTGGATGCAATATTCGCCACAACCACAGTTGCGGCCGGCGTCAATTTCCCGGCACGGACGATTGTCATCTTCAATTCAGATCAGTTCAACGGTCGCGAATTTATTCCTTTAAACGGTACGGAATTTCACCAGATGACCGGACGAGCGGGAAGACGAGGACAGGATAAGATCGGTTTCATGCTGGCCGTTCCCGGAAGGTTTATGGATATAAAACATATACAGAACCTGCTATTCGCAAAGCC encodes:
- a CDS encoding MFS transporter, encoding MNEKSDIYWGWFIVLGAFLILSMNYGSRYCFGIFVKPMAEEYLWSRSVISIGASINILVYAISGILSGRLLDRMAPKWIMTIGGIIAAAGFLLAGFVKTPWQFYFTYGVLCGAGSAGIGVVVSSSYVGKWFVKRRGVAIGITSMGIGFGTMALTPVAGYVVKNYGWETGFMFLGVLVFIMVVFPSQLLMGRTKPEAYGLLPDGEGAVKVASKPDGAIDEPSLSLKPVLTDFRFWILVICYGLAIMAELMAFVHQVAYALDNNIGKVVAASSLGIIGVASIFGRFFFGWLSDRMKDPKYSASLGFLFMAAGMFILWKTNTAKLLFLYAVVFGFGYGSLAPMMPVLIAECFGRHVLGSAYGMFTFFVAGFGGGIGPILGGMIYDKFGSYAYAWQFNLIILIAVALLVLTLKPRAN
- a CDS encoding DEAD/DEAH box helicase, which codes for MKPEAEAVLRDIFSRIGRPPLAPFTPDPFQLKAIKAIKRTDCLVMAPTGAGKTWIAEEAIAHTFERGGRSWYASPLKALTNSKWVEFGHRFGSHNVGILTGDTKENVDAPIVVGTTEILRNQLYDVMHTGNDLNCDLVILDEAHFLGDEDRGVVWEEVMIYLPARINLLMLSATVGNGYTISAWLSSIREKECVVIKEEKRPVPLYPLFLHPSGKIKPYLDKKKLYSKVRVFMEDKSTRRYRQSRTLLPFGEIIQVLARFKLLPAIFFLKSRSECDAALATCGQSPKHYEEKSFNDELAHILDRFPYMKNHKQLYNLRFSRVGAHHGGQLPAWKFLIETMMKKGDLDAIFATTTVAAGVNFPARTIVIFNSDQFNGREFIPLNGTEFHQMTGRAGRRGQDKIGFMLAVPGRFMDIKHIQNLLFAKPEDIKSQIKNDFSMVLNLLLSHTPEDIRNIFERSLAAFQQKKGDSAESNLWNDFQKHLAFLKTEEFVDEQDRLTEDGIWASRLRLDQPLLIAECLRNDAFPKDDERLLAAVIAPFVYDGDQEIKIYQKSVPKKLKAAYDKILSAISPISEKMMKAGFAVNPPKFWTSVILYDWAGGVEWDTIIEERGFADGDMAMLILRTADNLKQIASLKESHPNIAALAEKAREAILREPVGFEYNH